The genome window TGCGCCTGCTGAGGCCGCGGCCGAGCAGCCCCGTGTCGGATCGGAGTGGCCCCTGCCGGGCAAGGAGATGAGGGGTCGGGGTATCGGGCCTGGTCATGAGTGATCTCCTCCGGAGTCGGTTGCGGTGCTGCGAGGCCGGCCGGCGCCGGCATCGGCGGGCAGGGGGATGTGCTGTTCCAGGGCGGTTCGCTGGATGGAGCGCGCCGTGCTCCGGACGAGCAGTCCGTAGGGGGTGTTGGTGGTCCCCTCGGGGACCACGATGGAGATGGCGGCCACCGGCCGGCCCTGGCGGTCCAGGATCGGTGCCCCGATGCCGACGCGGGGGAAGGTCCTGTTGTTGTTGACGGAGTACCCGGTGGTCCGCGTCTCGGCCAGGGCCGCCCGGACGGCGCCGGCTGCATCGGCGCCGGTGCCCTGGCGCGCCTCCAGCCGGGCCAGGTACCGCTGCTGGGCGGCAGGGTCCTGGAAGGCCAGCAGGGCCATGCCCACGGCCACCACGTGGTAGGGGTCCCGTTGGCCGATGCGTGGACGCTCGTTACCCGGACCGCGGGGCCGCAGGCTCTCCACGGTGGTGATCTGCGGCCCGTCCGGGATGCCGAGGTGGACGGGGAATCCCGTGGTGGAGTAGAGGTCCTGCATGAACGGAAGGGCCACCCGCTGCAGGCCGTGGGTCTTGGGCGCCAGCAGACCGAAGTTCCAGAGGTCCACGCCGATGCACAGCAGGTCCTCGTCATCACGGTCGAGCATCCCCAGGGACAGCAGCTCACCGACCATGCGGTGGGTGGTGGTCAGCGGCAGCCCGGACCGTCGGCTCAGATCGGACAGGGTCAGGTGCGGGTGCTCGTGGTCGAAGGCGGAGAGCAGCCGGTGCAGGCGGCCCAGGACGGACCGCCGCGGATGATCCGCTGCCGGCCCGCGGTGCGGCGGTGGAAGGGTTCCACCGGACGAGGGCACGACGACGAGGCGCGGGTGGCGCTGGTCCTCGCCGCCCGGTGTGGTCCGGCCCGCCACGGCGGACGGTGCGCCGAGGGCAGTCATGCCACGTTCCCCTGCTGCGCGTACACGGACTCGTGCCACGGGATTAGGAAGCGCTTCAGGATGAAGACCGCTCCGTAGAGCACCAGGCCCAG of Citricoccus sp. K5 contains these proteins:
- a CDS encoding IclR family transcriptional regulator yields the protein MTALGAPSAVAGRTTPGGEDQRHPRLVVVPSSGGTLPPPHRGPAADHPRRSVLGRLHRLLSAFDHEHPHLTLSDLSRRSGLPLTTTHRMVGELLSLGMLDRDDEDLLCIGVDLWNFGLLAPKTHGLQRVALPFMQDLYSTTGFPVHLGIPDGPQITTVESLRPRGPGNERPRIGQRDPYHVVAVGMALLAFQDPAAQQRYLARLEARQGTGADAAGAVRAALAETRTTGYSVNNNRTFPRVGIGAPILDRQGRPVAAISIVVPEGTTNTPYGLLVRSTARSIQRTALEQHIPLPADAGAGRPRSTATDSGGDHS